Proteins found in one Drosophila busckii strain San Diego stock center, stock number 13000-0081.31 chromosome 2R, ASM1175060v1, whole genome shotgun sequence genomic segment:
- the LOC108595472 gene encoding protein lines: MENSTGSGSSNASSSSSSSCSSSNGCAATAPSMQQHNEQPQTKRQKIEQQIRLVGDKSPPDIHETAPDVMDANGNNKQHHLCSSLSSSCSTHSLCSNSNNNSPTNTPGSSRAASYAQLLGGVQSLVNNSLPQSQTNEAASSDEVDRATQLSELLIAAQQAQKESTKVQSSSASDDMLEFEQSLTRQCLCGVSERTLRKPFQSHYSHDSQGQKRIAKLREWPTNKLLQFLSNLQLLFDIYLKQNAKGYICTRIMDVCDALIRNDHKLIDEIIVLAGYNNAYVQFLAGRVLAAFLVIAKQQLNDEWLQKIVDQLFNYERLDKAAVQKIHFSLDIIKRIVEWKDVELHPLDDDAYAAATVAAADSAPAAEASLSYMHLPVQQQSLATNYFALQFREATDNVEVVADSEQKFSNNSSSSIPASYMPASGCHVVALSDSESFDTTHLKCITIQKLEHKWPTLVQHMSELMAPAHQQSAEHCVLNFLQLWENIISVKANLSIDETRPFYAQLDKFELLLNHNLSCTIYKQMLCLFNEALCYGSTLALQDMLPEETCKLAHQIVCHVRNLRILESLPRRQPENIVGLIGYHGAPLNYAAGELSMPQAAASSSASLELVEMDKTLLQKMVLLVLKSIAVTVKEIRSDSSDSSIDSSDYDAFQDILLIERSIRDVLSKLETFIKQTLEFHPECHFSKILIHLFDDQDDHLIEAMVCTLDVTSGISFRNNAFPELLAMLNPVYTFLEFLKMTSNSSDLLLDLLVSNETCFLLYLLRLLKYIRMNWTMFVHSCHSFGLGNAMLDEAMGVLIRLRLQISRLVSRQLYPYDISPVLRLLESCESLYEGNELS; the protein is encoded by the coding sequence atGGAAAACAGcacaggcagcggcagcagcaacgccagtagcagcagcagcagcagctgtagcagcagcaatggctgTGCCGCTACTGCGCCTTCAATGCAACAACACAATGAGCAGCCGCAAACCAAGCGTCAAAAGATTGAGCAGCAAATACGTTTGGTGGGCGACAAGTCGCCACCGGATATACACGAGACGGCGCCCGATGTTATGGATGCCAAtggcaacaataaacagcaCCATTTATGCTCTTCACTTTCCTCCTCCTGCTCCACACATTCGctgtgcagcaacagcaacaacaattcaccCACAAATACGCCTGGCAGTTCGCGTGCCGCCAGCTATGCACAGCTACTGGGCGGCGTACAAAGCTTAGTCAACAacagcttgccacaaagcCAAACCAACgaagcagccagcagcgaTGAAGTCGATCGCGCGACACAGCTGTCCGAGTTGCTTATAGCCGCACAGCAGGCTCAAAAGGAAAGCACCAAGGTTCAGAGTTCATCAGCCAGCGATGACATGCTGGAGTTTGAGCAATCCCTTACACGCCAGTGTCTATGTGGCGTGTCGGAGCGCACGTTACGCAAACCCTTTCAATCCCACTACTCGCATGACTCGCAGGGACAGAAACGCATTGCCAAGCTGCGTGAATGGCCCACCAACAAACTGCTGCAGTTTCTTTCCAATCTACAACTGCTCTTTGACATCTATTTGAAACAGAACGCCAAGGGCTATATCTGCACGCGTATAATGGATGTCTGCGATGCGTTAATACGCAACGATCACAAGCTGATCGATGAGATTATTGTGCTGGCTGGCTATAATAATGCCTATGTGCAGTTCTTAGCTGGGCGTGTGCTGGCTGCATTTTTGGTcatagccaagcagcagctcaacgaTGAATGGCTGCAAAAGATTGTGGATCAGCTGTTCAACTATGAGCGCCTGGACAAGGCGGCGGTGCAGAAAATACACTTTAGCTTAGATATAATCAAACGCATTGTGGAGTGGAAGGATGTGGAACTGCATCCGCTGGATGATGATGCCTATGCAGCGGCCACTGTAGCAGCCGCGGACAGTGCGCCCGCTGCTGAAGCTTCCTTGAGCTATATGCACTTGCCTGtgcagcaacagtcgctggCTACCAACTACTTTGCGTTGCAATTTCGGGAAGCTACTGACAACGTCGAAGTGGTTGCTGACAGCGAACAGAAGTTctccaacaacagcagcagcagcataccCGCTAGCTATATGCCCGCCAGTGGTTGCCATGTCGTAGCGCTCAGTGACTCTGAGAGCTTTGATACCACGCACTTGAAGTGCATTACTATACAAAAGTTGGAGCACAAATGGCCAACGCTGGTGCAGCATATGTCGGAGCTAATGGCGCCAGCGCATCAGCAGAGCGCAGAGCACTGTGTGCTAAACTTTCTGCAGCTCTGGGAGAATATTATATCGGTGAAGGCAAATCTTTCCATAGACGAAACGCGCCCCTTCTATGCGCAACTGGAcaaatttgagctgctgctcaatcaCAATTTATCCTGCACgatttataagcaaatgttgtgtttgtttaacGAGGCATTGTGCTATGGCTCCACGCTGGCGCTGCAGGACATGCTGCCCGAGGAGACCTGCAAGCTGGCGCATCAGATTGTCTGTCATGTGCGTAACTTACGCATATTGGAGTCGCTGCCGCGTCGCCAACCAGAGAATATAGTGGGACTTATAGGCTATCATGGTGCGCCGCTGAACTATGCGGCAGGCGAGCTCTCCATGCCGCAGGCAGCTGCGTCTAGCAGCGCTAGCTTGGAGCTTGTGGAAATGGACAAGACTTTGCTGCAGAAAatggtgctgctggtgctcaAATCGATAGCGGTGACAGTTAAGGAGATACGCAGCGACTCTTCGGACTCATCCATAGATTCCAGCGACTATGACGCATTTCAGGACATACTGCTGATAGAGCGTTCCATACGCGACGTGCTGAGCAAATTGGAAACGTTTATAAAGCAAACGCTAGAGTTTCATCCGGAATGCCATTTTAGCAAAATTCTCATACACTTGTTTGACGATCAGGATGATCATTTGATAGAGGCCATGGTCTGCACTTTGGATGTCACCTCGGGCATTTCGTTTCGCAACAATGCCTTTCCGGAGCTGCTGGCCATGCTGAATCCCGTCTATACATTCCTGGAGTTTTTGAAAATGACTTCGAATAGCTCGGATCTATTGCTCGATCTGCTGGTGAGCAACGAAAcctgctttttgctttatctGCTGCGTCTGCTCAAATATATACGCATGAACTGGACGATGTTTGTGCACAGCTGTCATAGCTTTGGCCTGGGCAATGCCATGCTGGATGAAGCCATGGGCGTGCTCATACGGCTGCGTCTGCAAATATCAAGATTAGTTTCACGCCAGCTCTATCCGTACGATATATCGCCAGTGCTGCGATTGCTCGAGAGCTGCGAGAGTCTCTATGAGGGCAATGAGCTTAGTTAA